A genomic region of Colletotrichum destructivum chromosome 1, complete sequence contains the following coding sequences:
- a CDS encoding Putative six-bladed beta-propeller, TolB — protein MRSLLLPPLLCLSAGTATLARHADHPRAAAAADLFDSSAALSQAHSARGLPAADGKKGVLLMNRIGPSTSELYVANADGTGERRLLGDGGASRFDYHASFSPDGRWVTFTSERNGDGNSDLYRCRFDAAGNATAACTGLEELVATPSVEDAGALSPDGSTLAFVSTENGYRANVWVLNLATGERRNLTGTADVAGDPSKPDGHFRPSWSPDGGWIAFASDRNTEWRGHGNGTGWEHTQELSVYAIRPDGTGFRRVANKAGYCLGSPKWSPDGKRVVYYELTTEDTWGAHRPESVASVTSQLVSVDFETGADRVEHTSGPGLKMFPQWLDNNHNDDSIANIAYLIKGGDSEGYNYTSGAVPAVAAAVRSPTWSPDGRFVVYEKVGFAARPMEKPLWSWDDDWEYRHTDVFPQLSLQGRLAITQKQLGNSSIVTMNPDGSDLRLVFDSSSTGEIDPALVAKGLAGAFQPSWSSDGQWIAFGLGSWFQSRATGKARVYRAASNGSAHEALTDGTVHSGFPSYSPDGRSIVFREWGVRYGLRVLDLETRAVRVLTNATDNLPFWSPDGERIVFTRKTSATNFDVCTIRPDGSGLRTLTSSGANDAHAVWSHDGRILYSSGMYGFRDEAAIYDQTFQPYGQILVMDADGSNKQMLTDSLWEDSMPLYVPNEFLI, from the coding sequence ATGCGATCGCtgctcctcccccccctcctgtGCCTCTCCGCAGGCACGGCAACTCTCGCCCGCCATGCCGACCATCcacgcgccgccgccgccgccgacttgtTTgactcctccgccgcccttTCGCAAGCCCATTCGGCCCGCGGTCTGCCCGCCGCGGACGGCAAGAAGGGCGTCCTCCTGATGAACCGCATCGGCCCGTCCACCTCGGAGCTCtacgtcgccaacgccgacggcaccggcgAGCGCAggctcctcggcgacggcggcgcctcgcGCTTCGACTACCacgcctccttctccccgGACGGCCGCTGGGTCACCTTCACCTCGGAGCGCAACGGCGACGGGAACTCGGACCTCTACCGCTGCcgcttcgacgccgccgggaACGCAACTGCGGCCTgcaccggcctcgaggagctcgtaGCCACGCCCTctgtcgaggacgccggcgccctgTCCCCCGACGGCTCGACCCTCGCCTTCGTTTCGACGGAGAACGGCTACCGGGCCAACGTGTGGGTCCTGAACCTCGCGACCGGCGAGCGCCGCAACCTCaccggcaccgccgacgtcgccggcgaccccTCTAAGCCAGATGGCCACTTCCGGCCCAGCTGGTCACCGGACGGCGGTTGGATTGCCTTCGCGTCGGACCGCAACACCGAATGGCGCGGCCACGGCAACGGCACGGGCTGGGAACACACCCAGGAGCTCTCCGTGTATGCCATCCGCCCGGATGGCACGGGGTTCCGCCGGGTCGCGAACAAGGCCGGCTACTGCCTCGGCTCGCCCAAGTGGTCGCCGGACGGGAAGCGTGTCGTGTACTACGAGCTGACCACCGAGGACACATGGGGCGCGCACCGTCCCGAGTCCGTCGCCAGCGTCACCTCGCAACTCGTGTCCGTCGACTTCGAGACCGGCGCGGACCGCGTGGAACACACCTCCGGCCCGGGGTTGAAAATGTTCCCTCAGTGGTTGGACAACAACcacaacgacgacagcatCGCCAACATCGCGTACCTCatcaagggcggcgacagcgaggGCTACAACTACACCTCGGgcgccgtccccgccgtcgccgccgccgtccgctcCCCGACATGGTCCCCCGACGGCAGGTTCGTCGTCTACGAGAAGGTGGGCTTCGCCGCCCGGCCCATGGAGAAGCCCCTCTGGAGCTGGGACGACGACTGGGAATACCGCCACACCGACGTCTTCCCCCAGCTCTCCCTCCAAGGCCGCCTCGCCATCACCCAGAAGCAGCTTGGCAACtcctccatcgtcaccatgaACCCGGACGGCTCCGACCTCCGGCTCGTCTTCGACTCCTCGTCCACCGGCGAGATCGACCCGGCCCTCGTCGCAAAGgggctcgccggcgccttccAGCCGTCCTGGTCGTCCGACGGCCAGTGGAtcgccttcggcctcggctccTGGTTCCAGTCCCGCGCCACCGGCAAGGCGCGCGTCTACCGCGCTGCGTCCAACGGCAGCGCCCACGAGGCTCTCACGGACGGCACCGTCCACTCCGGGTTCCCCAGCTACTCGCCCGACGGCCGGTCCATTGTCTTCAGGGAATGGGGCGTCCGGTACGGgctccgcgtcctcgacctcgagaccAGGGCCGTCCGCGTCCTGACGAACGCGACCGACAACCTCCCCTTCTGGTCCCCCGACGGCGAGCGCATCGTCTTCACGCGCAAGACGTCGGCGACCAACTTCGACGTCTGCACGATCCGCCCGGACGGCTCGGGTCTGAGGACCCTCACGTCCAgcggcgccaacgacgcccACGCCGTGTGGTCCCACGACGGGCGCATCCTGTACTCGAGCGGCATGTACGGCTTCcgggacgaggccgccatctACGACCAGACCTTTCAGCCGTACGGGCAGATCCTCGTCATGGACGCCGACGGTTCCAACAAGCAGATGCTCACGGATAGTCTGTGGGAGGACTCAATGCCGCTGTACGTGCCGAATGAGTTTCTGATATAA
- a CDS encoding Putative AAA+ ATPase domain, ATPase, AAA-type, core: protein MAPNPSLTASVAEGGVDHSQEVSSSKGKDSANKFEDETENINDDSDDSGGGSRSDASSVSSNGGGSGLFISSTISRDDTLSKVSKKRGMLSKLNDQFNDGTLQLNNSNVFRDTRGVGYGMSELIPPPPIERPRRLPLMVPPGPRYRPPGRFRPPVGKPLPAHILPPGPTAPLDYPAGLPPRMLQSQLMLPRYPSAKSSNTRWRRQLLRKRGPILGSKSNETQASGSNSELPLSEHAFTQLKNPVETPRVTVSSSDVAGLYTNEDMVPSSMEHPGSDESRKSASHEQLKYKAAFADTPEASVQSDSQDNDASHLQQVAEVHALDKKNRPQRKPGLAESLSYLTEQHLNIDLLDDNQEVSRFISYLFDTIQMLENQIRYNAADSSSSSGSDSEDDHESVGPPVPRCRVVHRIFCTNSLHAHDGDMYEDEPRRASASSNGDSGLEAQVEIINLRAYLSSHPEVCFVVIKEHNCALDARSAAIRVWTSGKSGVTSERSERLRIVSPLIQKALAQVAEFQIYDEPGDREFDEPTEMDAPYLFLFHHRAQLAALAKQETYTAVLSPLLEFLKDNYEQEYQEAEDMFRQGYVNALHLDKLFKPNQMVINCKNPEALEAFVLKKYTTVEKNKIYFRGWTWQYNGTDLSRTNLHSKMDLVSEEKTRISDLNIHPTKFARDENIKRLTSRGMKFWDMKGQVYTSYTGWDKGREHYYSGARFMVDTATYQLMHRGSLSGAHEDPQPYKFDTWPTKIGPRDELPVSTVMLLPATTYGFNLHEKKWVNLNIENLHPVDWNKKAFDRLVLEPKTKEMIYALVDVQTSAKKMDDIITGKGNGLIVLLHGSPGTGKTLTAESVAEIAEKPLYRVTCGDIGIDARDVEKYLQTVMYLGKIWDCVLLLDEADVFLEERTMADLQRNSLVSVFLRILEYYEGILILTSNRVGTFDEAFKSRIQVAIHYDDLTKKSRKAIWRNFFDMIEESSDEDANMPELERRLDQLAQEEMNGRQIRNALLTSRQLAKHRNERLDWEHLSQVMKTSAAFNKYLKAVRGHSDEQWAREEMLR from the exons ATGGCGCCGAACCCCAGTTTAACCGCCTCGGTGGCAGAGGGCGGCGTTGATCACAGCCAAGAAGTCTCCTCTTCCAAGGGCAAAGATTCCGCCAACAAGTTCGAAGATGAAACTGAAAACATAAACGACGACTCTGATGATTCTGGAGGCGGCAGTCGTTCAGACGCCTCATCGGTCAGCAGCAATGGTGGTGGCAGCGGTCTCTTCATCAGCTCTACTATCTCGAGAGACGACACACTGAGCAAGGTTTCCAAGAAGCGTGGCATGTTATCAAAGTTGAATGACCAATTCAATGATGGAA CTCTCCAACTGAACAACTCAAACGTCTTCAGGGACACACGGGGAGTAGGCTATGGCATGTCTGAATTGATCCCACCACCCCCAATAGAACGACCTCGAAGGCTACCTCTTATGGTGCCTCCCGGTCCACGTTATCGACCACCCGGGCGGTTCCGACCACCAGTCGGCAAGCCACTCCCGGCTCACATTCTACCTCCGGGCCCAACAGCGCCCCTGGACTATCCTGCGGGCCTCCCCCCTCGTATGCTCCAAAGCCAATTGATGTTGCCGAGATACCCATCAGCAAAGAGTTCGAATACCAGATGGCGCCGACAACTGCTACGAAAGCGAGGGCCCATTCTCGGCTCAAAGAGTAACGAAACCCAGGCATCCGGTTCTAATTCGGAACTCCCGCTTTCTGAACACGCATTCACGCAATTGAAGAATCCGGTAGAAACACCGCGTGTGACGGTAAGTTCCTCTGATGTTGCTGGATTATACACCAATGAGGACATGGTCCCATCATCGATGGAACACCCTGGAAGTGATGAAAGCAGGAAATCGGCAAGCCATGAACAGCTGAAATATAAAGCTGCATTCGCCGACACCCCGGAGGCTTCTGTTCAGTCGGATAGTCAGGATAATGATGCAAGCCACTTGCAACAAGTTGCAGAAGTTCATGCACTCGACAAGAAGAATAGGCCCCAAAGAAAGCCAGGACTCGCCGAGTCACTGAGTTACCTCACAGAACAACATCTCAACATCGACTTGCTGGATGATAACCAGGAGGTCTCGCGGTTCATCTCGTATCTCTTTGACACGATCCAAATGTTGGAGAATCAGATTCGATACAACGCCGCCGATTCTTCCAGTAGTTCGGGCAGTGATTCCGAAGACGACCACGAGTCCGTCGGGCCGCCCGTTCCCCGGTGCCGCGTCGTTCACCGGATCTTCTGCACGAACTCGTTACACGCTCATGACGGAGACATGTACGAAGACGAACCGCGACGTGCCAGTGCTTCTTCCAACGGCGACTCGGGACTCGAAGCCCAAGTCGAGATCATCAATCTGCGTGCGTACCTGAGTAGCCACCCCGAGGTCTGTTTTGTCGTCATCAAAGAACACAACTGCGCGCTCGACGCAAGGTCCGCGGCGATTCGCGTGTGGACCTCGGGCAAGTCAGGCGTCACTTCGGAGAGGTCAGAGAGACTGCGGATCGTGTCGCCCTTGATCCAGAAGGCCTTGGCGCAGGTCGCAGAGTTTCAAATCTACGACGAACCCGGCGACCGGGAATTCGACGAGCCCACAGAGATGGATGCGCCGTACTTGTTTCTCTTCCATCACCGGGCACAGCTCGCCGCGCTGGCAAAGCAAGAAACATACACAGCGGTCCTCTCACCTCTTTTGGAGTTTCTGAAAGACAACTACGAGCAGGAGTACCAAGAGGCAGAGGACATGTTCCGCCAGGGCTACGTAAACGCCCTTCATCTCGACAAGCTCTTTAAGCCAAACCAGATGGTCATCAACTGCAAGAACCCAGAAGCGCTGGAGGCCTTTGTCCTGAAAAAATATACAACAGTGGAAAAGAACAAGATCTATTTCCGCGGCTGGACCTGGCAGTACAACGGTACCGATCTGTCGAGAACAAACCTCCATAGTAAGATGGACTTGGTCTCTGAAGAAAAGACGAGAATATCGGATTTGAACATTCATCCCACCAAGTTCGCCCGGGATGAGAACATCAAGAGACTCACTTCTAGAGGCATGAAATTCTGGGATATGAAAGGCCAGGTATACACCAGTTACACGGGGTGGGACAAAGGCCGTGAACATTACTAC TCTGGTGCAAGATTCATGGTAGACACGGCCACATACCAGCTCATGCATCGGGGTTCATTGTCAGGGGCTCACGAAGACCCTCAACCGTACAAGTTTGACACATGGCCTACGAAGATTGGCCCACGGGACGAACTGCCCGTCAGCACCGTCATGCTCCTGCCAGCGACCACTTACGGATTCAATCTCCACGAGAAGAAATGGG TCAATCTCAACATTGAAAACCTGCACCCCGTCGACTGGAACAAGAAAGCCTTCGACCGCCTGGTCCTCGAACCAAAGACGAAGGAGATGATATACGCCCTCGTTGACGTTCAGACATCAGCAAAGAAGATGGACGATATCATTACGGGAAAGGGCAATGGCTTGATTGTGCTCCTGCACGGAAGCCCGGGCACAGGCAAGACGCTGACGGCGGAGAG TGTGGCTGAAATCGCGGAAAAGCCGCTGTATCGAGTCACGTGCGGCGACATTGGTATCGATGCCCGTGACGTGGAAAAGTACTTGCAGACGGTCATGTACTTAGGGAAAATTTGGGACTGTG TTCTGCTtcttgacgaagccgacgtgtTCTTGGAAGAAAGAACTATGGCAGATCTGCAGCGAAACAGTCTCGTCTCGG TGTTCCTACGCATCCTCGAGTACTACGAGGGAATTCTCATCCTCACCTCGAACCGGGTCGGCACGTTCGACGAAGCGTTCAAGTCGCGCATCCAGGTGGCGATCCACTACGACGACCTGACAAAGAAGTCGCGCAAGGCCATCTGGCGcaacttcttcgacatgATCGAGGAGTcgagcgacgaggacgccaaCATGCCCGAGCTGGAGAGGCGGCTCGACCAGCTGGCGCAGGAGGAGATGAACGGGCGGCAGATCAGGAACGCCCTGCTCACGTCCCGCCAGCTGGCGAAGCACCGCAACGAGCGGCTGGACTGGGAGCATCTCAGCCAGGTGATGAAGACGTCGGCCGCTTTCAACAAGTACCTGAAAGCAGTCCGCGGGCACAGCGACGAGCAATGGGCCCGAGAGGAGATGTTGAGGTGA
- a CDS encoding Putative NmrA-like domain, NAD(P)-binding domain superfamily: MTSLKNILLIGAGGNLGLPVLEALLAIPSYKVSVLARKESTSVFPEGVPVFKADYSKQAEIQLAMEGQDVVICMVEPFATGNQNIFIDAAIAAGVKRFFPSEFGPPSRDPRFVDLKLHVVPAKAATVDYLRTKESQISWTSIVTGLFFDWAVKGGVLGLDPITKTARLVDGGTTVLTASNLHYIAKAVLACLDQAEQTKNQYVYIGEFHVSQTDVLAAFEKVQGQKWTTENMDSESIIAAGQKKLEDGDKSGVKDLIWAGTCGKRGMGDSRPWGLWDEKLGLEKASLEQVVGEILASW, from the exons ATGACTTCTCTCAAGAACATTCTTCTCATTGGC GCCGGCGGAAACCTGGGCTTGCCTGTACTTGAGGCACTCCTAGCTATTCCTTCGTACAAAGTCAGCGTCCTAGCCCGCAAGGAGTCTACCTCGGTCTTTCCAGAAGGCGTACCAGTTTTCAAGGCAGACTACAGCAAGCAGGCTGAAATCCAACTTGCAATGGAGGGCCAGGACGTGGTGATCTGCATGGTTGAACCCTTCGCAACCGGCAACCAAAACATCTTCATTGATGCCGCCATAGCCGCCGGCGTCAAAAGGTTCTTCCCTAGCGAGTTCGGGCCTCCCTCTCGGGATCCCAGGTTTGTCGACCTGAAGCTTCATGTTGTGCCAGCGAAGGCAGCGACTGTCGACTACCTCCGAACGAAAGAGTCTCAAATCTCTTGGACAAGCATCGTCACCGGTTTGTTTTTCGACTGGGCTGTGAAAGGCGGGGTGTTGGGCCTCGACCCAATCACGAAGACTGCACgtcttgttgatggcggcACGACGGTCCTTACGGCTTCCAACCTACATTACATTGCCAAAGCTGTTCTTGCATGCCTCGACCAAGCCGAACAGACAAAGAACCAATACGTCTATATCGGAGAATTCCACGTTAGCCAGACGGATGTTCTGGCAGCATTCGAGAAAGTCCAGGGCCAGAAGTGGACTACTGAGAATATGGACTCGGAGTCGATTATTGCTGCTGGCCAGAAAAAGCTTGAAGATGGTGACAAGAGCGGTGTCAAGGACTTGATCTGGGCTGGGACTTGCGGCAAACGGGGAATGGGCGACAGCAGACCATGGGGGCTCTGGGACGAGAAACTGGGCTTGGAGAAGGCTAGCCTTGAGCAGGTAGTCGGTGAGATACTTGCCTCTTGGTAG
- a CDS encoding Putative DNA topoisomerase, type IA, TOPRIM domain, DNA topoisomerase, type IA, central: MKVLCVAEKPSISKAVAGHLAGRNPEVHNTRSQYIKNYGFDFDFGAPWGPCSVTMTAVVGHLTGLDFTPENKNWSHPPPESLFTAPVVTFVPQDKKTVAENIERQARYCQLLIIWTDCDREGEHIGKEIVNAARKGNSRIAVKRATFSNIERAHILTAARRLTDLDQKQVDAVDARIELDLRIGYAFTRFLTNSLRPLGGPLQERTISYGSCQFPTLGFVVDRYFRVQNFVPEQFWSIKVMHSREGKKVNFNWSRNRLFDRMSVIILYERCIRANKATVTKVQEKPTRKWKPLPLTTVELQKAATRLLRMSGQQAMTVAEGLYNKGFISYPRTETDRFDKGIDLKALVRKQTPDNRWGEYAQGLLDGNFQQPREGKHDDKAHPPIHPVTYAAPTVLNADERQLYEYVVRRFLACCSEDAKGLATDVEILYGEETFHARGLVVLERNYLDVFVYEKWNDSAQLPQFAPGETFQPTEAMMTDGKTSPPGYLTEADLIALMDANGIGTDATMAEHIQKIQDREYVQLADGGQDDDDDDDGQDRPPSPPARGGRGGRGSRGGRGGARGGRGASSASGRRGLKVFIPTQLGVALITGFDRMEFETSLGKPFLRKEMENKMKAICDGRMTKDAVLRESLGQYRQVFRDSQERLNVLKAACREFMSIRA; encoded by the exons ATGAAGGTTCTCTGTGTCGCAGAGAAACCGTCCATCTCCAAGGCCGTGGCTGGCCACTTGGCTGGACGAAACCCCGAAGTT CACAACACGCGCTCTCAGTATATCAAGAACTACggcttcgacttcgactttGGCGCGCCATGGGGCCCCTGCAGCGTCACCAtgaccgccgtcgtcggccatctcACGGGGCTCGACTTCACCCCGGAGAACAAGAACTGGTCGCACCCACCTCCCGAGAGTCTGTTCACCGCGCCAGTCGTGACCTTCGTGCCCCAG GACAAGAAGACTGTGGCCGAGAACATTGAGCGCCAGGCCCGATACTGCCAGCTCCTTATCATCTGGACGGATTGCGATCGAGAGGGAGAACACATCGGGAAAGAAATCGTCAATGCCGCCAGGAAGGGCAACAGTAGGATCGCCGTCAAGCGCGCCACCTTCAGCAACATCGAGCGAGC ACACATACTCACCGCTGCGCGACGCCTGACAGACCTGGACCAGAAGCAGGTCGATGCCGTGGATGCGAGGATAGAGTTGGATCTCCGAATCGGCTACGCTTTCACCCGCTTCCTGACCAACAGCCTTCGGCCCCTTGGAGGGCCTCTGCAGGAACGGACAATCAGCTATG GCTCGTGCCAGTTCCCAACCCTGGGCTTCGTTGTCGACCGGTACTTTCGCGTCCAAAACTTCGTGCCGGAGCAGTTCTGGAGCATCAAGGTCATGCACTCTCGCGAAGGCAAAAAAGTCAACTTCAACTGGTCGCGGAACCGACTGTTCGACCGCATGTCGGTCATCATCCTCTACGAGCGATGCATCAGGGCCAACAAGGCCACCGTGACAAAAGTCCAAgagaagccgacgaggaaatGGAAACCCCTGCCCCTGACCACCGTCGAGCTCCAGAAAGCGGCCACTCGCCTCTTGCGCATGAGCGGTCAGCAGGCAATGACGGTCGCGGAAGGCCTCTACAACAAGGGGTTCATCAGCTATCCCAGAACCGAGACGGACCGCTTCGACAAGGGCATCGATCTGAAGGCGCTGGTCAGGAAACAAACGCCCGACAACCGATGGGGAGAGTACGCGCAAGGGCTCCTGGACGGCAACTTTCAACAACCGCGCGAGGGTAAACACGACGACAAGGCCCACCCGCCCATCCACCCCGTCACGTACGCGGCACCGACGGTGCTCAACGCGGACGAGAGGCAGCTCTACGAGTACGTCGTGCGTCGGTTCCTGGCGTGCTGCTCGGAGGACGCCAAGGGCCTCGCGACGGACGTGGAGATACTCTACGGAGAGGAAACCTTCCACGCTCGCGGACTGGTCGTCCTGGAGCGTAACTACCTCGACGTGTTTGTCTACGAGAAATGGAACGACTCGGCGCAGCTCCCGCAGTTCGCGCCGGGCGAGACCTTCCAGCCGACGGAAgcgatgatgacggacgGCAAAACAAGCCCGCCGGGATACCTCACGGAAGCCGATCTCATCGCCCTCATGgacgccaacggcatcgGCACGGACGCGACGATGGCAGAGCACATCCAAAAGATTCAAGACAGGGAATACGTCCAGCTGGCGGACGGGGgccaggacgacgatgacgacgacgacggccaggataggccgccgtcaccgccggcgAGAGGTGGGCGAGGTGGCCGCGGCAGTCGCGGCGGACGGGGAGGGGCTAGAGGGGGCCGCggcgcgtcgtcggcgtccgggcggcgaggactTAAGGTCTTCATCCCGACGCAGCTCGGCGTGGCTCTCATCACGGGATTCGATCGCATGGAGTTCGAGACGAGTCTGGGCAAGCCCTTCCTGCGCAAAGAGATGGAGAACAAGATGAAGGCGATATGCGACGGGCGCATGaccaaggacgccgtcctGCGGGAGAGTCTCGGCCAGTACCGGCAGGTATTCCGGGACTCGCAGGAGCGGCTCAACGTCCTCAAGGCG GCGTGTCGCGAATTCATGTCGATTCGCGCGTGa
- a CDS encoding Putative Sin3 binding protein codes for MATMAAAACDIQQASNMSRDNLAVVAARSVPATTVTRSQALPTPPNSISPALPPHGLKAQLQKARLDPIDSDLDLHDDPAGRRREASQSPPYDATGAITTTLLAKHHLPEILLNHGPLAIRHIMGYLTTSVPGFAGIPPTKARRLVVGALEGRGGEGGGPDGDVEFEKVGWGRWDARRRGQPPRGSTPPTDYRSGIPISKTPGRGIDRSRLNLSSSSAGDSIVFSHDDRDIMMMENEADKMSLDGSASASCSEAPDDDDMAMDDDPEDATDDEDWAAVGAAALRAESYNTAGATAPSAGRSFLSGVYTSGGMRTVSTGMARSLQPLPFDFSALRAPSDAQEREAVEALLRLGSV; via the coding sequence ATGGCGACCATGGCAGCTGCTGCTTGCGATATCCAACAGGCCTCCAACATGAGCCGAGACAACTTAGCTGTTGTAGCGGCCAGGAGTGTCCCTGCGACGACTGTGACACGATCTCAAGCCCTCCCCACCCCTCCCAACTCCATCTCTCCCGCCCTGCCGCCTCACGGCCTTAAGGCCCAGCTCCAGAAGGCCAGACTTGACCCCATCGACTCGGACTTGGACCTGCACGATGACCCCGCCGGCCGCAGGCGCGAAGCGTCGCAGTCGCCCCCGTACGACGCCACCGgggccatcaccaccaccctgCTGGCTAAGCACCATCTCCCTGAGATCCTCCTCAACCATGGCCCTCTGGCCATCCGCCACATCATGGGCTACCTGACGACCTCGGTGCCTGGCTTTGCCGGCATCCCCCCGACGAAGGCGCGCCGCTTGGTCGTCGGTGCTCTGGAGGGTCGCGGAGGCGAGGGTGGTGGTccggacggcgacgtcgagttTGAGAAGGTGGGCTGGGGACGATGGGATGCCCGACGACGCGGTCAACCCCCGCGAGGGTCGACACCCCCCACCGACTATCGATCCGGCATCCCCATCAGCAAGACCCCCGGACGCGGCATCGACAGATCTCGCCTCAACCTCTCCTCCTCAAGCGCCGGCGactccatcgtcttctctcACGACGATCGCGACATTATGATGATGGAGAATGAGGCGGACAAGATGTCCCTGGATGGCTCGGCCTCCGCCTCATGCTCAGAGGCTCcagatgacgacgacatggccatggacgacgaccccgaggatgccaccgacgacgaagactGGGCCGCCGTGGGAGCCGCCGCTCTCCGCGCCGAGTCCTACAACACGGCCGGCGCGACTGCTCCATCTGCCGGACGCAGCTTCCTCTCTGGTGTGTATACCTCTGGAGGTATGCGCACCGTTTCCACGGGCATGGCCCGCTCCCTTCAGCCTCTGCCCTTCGACTTCTCGGCGCTTCGGGCACCGTCTGACGCACAAGAGCgcgaggcggtggaggcTCTCCTGCGACTGGGTTCTGTATAA